A single region of the Musa acuminata AAA Group cultivar baxijiao chromosome BXJ1-11, Cavendish_Baxijiao_AAA, whole genome shotgun sequence genome encodes:
- the LOC135597179 gene encoding uncharacterized protein LOC135597179 gives MRHRRPDSQFEHGTGSGIQRSTSMRQPTAPSQLGRTSSMRYGGLRGFMRGLGRRSAPDIVDIDPQAYPPQTAKQTRIDDAYTKEKKRDIGKAISKWFNFHRIPANTAKGPYYQSMISSIQKSGTGIQPPTPKEIHGVYLDEEVAEIKDWIKSFKRQWEEYGVTLMCDSWTGPTRMSIINFLVYCNRRVVFHKSVNASEKIQDANYIESLMDTMVEEIGPQYVVQIITDNGANFKKAGLQLMEKRKTLFWTPCAAHCIDLMLKDIGELDAVKKCVARAQSITKFIYNHHWVHALMQKYVNGEVLRPGITRFATNFIALKSLQQKRQGLKAMASSQEWSESRYSKLSDGKKIEKAILSSRFWDTIAEIIKGVEPLYIVLRKVDMDKRPQMPYLKYMLISAREEVRKAFKDDFKADQYVRIIDRRTDVHMDQDIHNAAYYLNPAIQYRYALGTQNNFLTTLRNVIYRLLPNTTEATDALMEGRLFRETIGSFSDVVAVSCRYTMDPVEWWLQFGGDAPHLRKVAVRILSQTTTSSGCERNWSTFALIHTKVRNRLSYRRLEKLVYVHYNMRLKLRCAELDKEPEEPDIDPIDLQFYNEDSEPMLDWVEAAENQEDPLLDEAGDPQRPSRFITEAIEEEEEAQPQQVENPPRLQHGMSQTARGTTDTQRSHSSAQRTKAKGKAVASVASLERIESGDETPSQSHSLSRSVQRHDSNTDSSASTDDGGDTGQSLVSSAQLEGGEWTEEQYFTHATQDSDHGTRQGTGQVYARKGKEKGKAVDEYEQMRQSIHDIDTERDSSYSQQSYYGESYGQQQYGDSWSSFSEQQHDTEQHQYMPQELPRTNMIHDDQSTISTTLMHQWHTVYQYTMSWDQFHDWVQQTYHIDMYRIEDPDPPPVEARRSFWW, from the exons atgaggcatcgacgacctgactcacaatttgAGCATGGCActggtagtggaatccagaggtcaaccagcatgaggcaaccaactgctccttctcagctaggccgaactagtagcatgagatatggtggactccgtggttttatgagaggtcttggcaggaggtccgcaccagatattgttgatattgatccgcaagcctatcccccacaaacagcgaaacaaacacggattgacgatgcatacacaaaagaaaaaaaacgggatattgggaaggcaatctcaaaatggtttaactttcataggattccagccaacacagccaaaggtccatattatcagagcatgatctcctctattcaaaagtctggcacggggatccaacctccaacaccaaaggagattcacggcgtgtacttagatgaggaggtggcagaaataaaggattggatcaaatccttcaagaggcaatgggaagaatatggggtgacattgatgtgtgacagttggacaggaccaacaagaatgagtatcatcaactttcttgtttattgcaatagaagagtggtgtttcataagtccgttaatgcttctgaaaagatccaagatgcaaactacattgagagcttgatggacactatggtagaggagattggaccacagtatgttgtacaaataataaccgacaatggagcgaatttcaaaaaggccggtttgcaattgatggaaaaaagaaaaactttgttttggactccatgtgcagctcattgcatagatctaatgttgaaggatattggtgagttggatgcggtcaaaaaatgtgtagctcgagcacaatcaattaccaaatttatatataatcatcattgggtccacgcattaatgcaaaagtatgtaaatggtgaggtacttcgacctggaattactcggtttgctaccaattttattgcattaaagtcattacagcaaaaaaggcaaggcttgaaggcaatggctagctcacaagagtggtctgaatccagatattcaaaattgagtgatggaaagaagatagaaaaggccattctttcctctagattttgggatactatagcagaaatcataaaaggtgtggaaccactttatattgtcctccgtaaggtcgatatggacaagcgtccacaaatgccgtatcttaaatatatgttgatttcagcaagagaggaggtcaggaaagcattcaaagatgattttaaggccgaccaatatgtacgaatcattgatcgtcggaccgatgttcatatggatcaagatatccataatgcag cgtattatctaaacccagcaattcaatatcgatatgctctcggaacgcaaaataatttcctaacgacactacgaaatgttatatatcggctcttgccaaacactaccgaggcaaccgatgctcttatggagggtcgattatttcgagaaacaattggttcattctccgacgttgtagctgtatcgtgccgttacactatggatcctg tcgagtggtggctacaatttggaggcgatgcaccacatttaaggaaggttgccgttcgtatactttcacagacaacaacatctagtggttgcgaacgtaattggtcaacgtttgcattgattcatacgaaggtccgcaacagactctcctacagacggttagagaaactagtatatgtccattataacatgcggctaaaattacgatgtgctgagttggataaggagccagaggaaccagatattgatcccattgacctccaattctacaacgaagattcagagccaatgttagattgggttgaagcagcagagaaccaagaggatcctctacttgatgaggcgggagatcctcagcgtccttcgcgttttatcaccgaggcaatagaagaagaagaagaagcacaaccccaacaggtggaaaatccccctcgattacaacatggtatgagtcaaactgctcgaggaactaccgatacccaacggtcacactcgtccgcccaacgtacaaaggcaaaggggaaggcagtagcatcagttgcatcgttggaaagaatcgagtcgggcgacgagacaccttcacaatcacattctctttctcgctcggtccagagacatgatagcaacacggacagcagtgcctcaacagatgatggcggtgataccgggcagtcgttggtctcgtctgcacaacttgagggtggtgaatggactgaggagcaatattttacacatgccactcaagattcagatcatggaactcgacaaggtactggtcaagtttatgcgcggaagggaaaggagaaggggaaggcagtggatgaatatgaacaaatgcgacagagcatacatgatatagacacagaaagagactcatcgtattcacagcaatcgtattatggagaatcatatgggcaacaacagtatggtgatagttggtcatccttctctgagcaacagcatgatacagaacaacatcaatatatgcctcaagagctgcctcgaacaaatatgattcatgacgatcaatctacgatcagcaccacattgatgcatcaatggcatacggtgtatcaatacactatgtcatgggatcaatttcatgattgggtccaacaaacgtatcatattgatatgtatcggatcgaggaccctgatccaccacccgtggaggcccgtcgttcgttttggtggtag